The Oxyura jamaicensis isolate SHBP4307 breed ruddy duck chromosome Z, BPBGC_Ojam_1.0, whole genome shotgun sequence genome window below encodes:
- the KIF27 gene encoding kinesin-like protein KIF27 isoform X3 — protein sequence MESGMEEIPVKVAIRVRPLLSKEVLHNHQVCVRLVPNTQQIIIGKDRVFTFDFVFGKNSTQEEVYTVCIKPLLVSLTEGYNATVFAYGQTGSGKTYTIGGGHIASVSEDEKGIIPRAIQELFQHISENHNVDFRVKVSYIEVYKEELRDLLELETSVKDLHIREDEKGNTVIVGAKEFQVECADEVMSLLESGNAARHTGTTQMNEHSSRSHAIFTISICQKQSAESQKNGDVPQDSSWKSVQMIASKFHFVDLAGSERVTKTGNTGERFKESIQINSGLLALGNVISALGDPKRKSVHIPYRDAKITRILKDSLGGNAKTVMITCISPSSSDFDESLNSLKYANRAKNIRNKPVVNYNPDQDRIDEMELEIRLLREALQNQQVSNQCSHDLNQERTRISSLEEQLTRLQVQCFSYRNCLDEAFPFLVDLNDDVSLKRSHRDRLQSWINMVQEVMKEALTVQQIDAGTGTTQEPHHITILQLKRELKKCQQALAMDEEVFSQKDHELKILQNQIKTLIQENEEQLESLKKAQETHRLQNEKMVEQQILIDQLKEKLEKFMVVKTLDFSSACGDEPAVMASARRPYSVPLTKSLLHSLHPSSGTETRKVYTSPPAFSLARMMAGFRARSQMLLSYIEDQDEVLHCHLSDQSDEDKENTDSKKHSINQTWTRKQASLCFPFELSDMKCQVDKSSLCNKSVLRTDTATGEEIDCLQKSHVFNMQKLKNSELRLTEAKQKMRELALNIKMKEELIKELVRTVQLISSWTCVCHTMSGIGEKIRHCAGNACIPIIAVEKQESEVDEGKGKDAQSVSRQYSLKITKLEQESEQAKMELAETQKQLQELENKELRDIPEKAKLQKEFRKKMDAAKLKVQALQKKKQDTKNLASLSNQSEKRAIELEQNVAQMKHQQTLLEKRLRDESEKKKQLEAEIQRDQLQIKELQLKMEQQQKILKLKDREIAAFKKKNISVGTLQKSEKLEEQKKWLDEEMERILQQHQQLAELEEDLKKREAIVAKKEALLQEKSHLEIKKLRSSQALNKDSMKLSTRLSMLDQELCDKGMQLQDSATEDKTDILEKIQVLQKERDQLLRRRNSVDEKLKEGKVLSAEEEHVLFQLEEGIEALEAAIDYKNESIQSRQYLLRSSSQILSQSEDNVIGKLVSLSADELRAILFKYFNKIVGLRESERKLQLQTEEQEMKVIDQENIIRELESALEHIKLQCDRQLTLQHREHEKKLQLILHHFKEQDGEGIAETLKEYEVKVQQLEKDLFFYKKTSRELKKKLKGFFGESSHQLMAPTKCNNAGDRASGQDESQAASEEFKLTHNPETNSQAGKIKEADRTNILRARQNSCKLGEDISEFGCNKECLSSTSDDRIGRDEAQPPKSHPQLPSVTHRRETITQFQGVTSVKLSRRELRHIPPSELSLRRSSLGAGVSFIAPDSIEMDKKSSITKT from the exons ATGGAGTCCGGCATGGAGGAGATCCCAGTTAAAGTTGCAATAAGGGTCAGACCTCTGCTTTCCAAGGAAGTACTTCATAACCACCAAGTGTGCGTGAGATTAGTCCCAAATACACAACAAATTATCATTGGGAAAGACCGTGTCTTCACTTTCGATTTTGTATTTGGCAAAAACTCAACCCAGGAAGAAGTTTATACAGTTTGCATTAAACCTCTTCTAGTGTCTTTGACTGAGGGATATAATGCTACAGTATTTGCATACGGACAGACAGGTTCTGGGAAGACATACACCATTGGAGGTGGTCACATTG CATCAGTTTCAGAGGATGAAAAGGGCATAATCCCACGGGCTATTCAGGAGTTATTTCAGCATATTTCTGAAAACCATAATGTTGATTTCCGTGTGAAAGTATCTTATATAGAAGTTTACAAGGAAGAACTTCGAGATTTATTGGAGTTGGAGACCTCTGTAAAAGATTTACACATCCGAGAAGATGAAAAGGGAAATACAG TGATTGTTGGTGCTAAGGAATTCCAAGTAGAATGTGCAGATGAAGTGATGAGCCTGTTGGAAAGTGGCAATGCAGCTCGTCACACAGGCACAACACAAATGAATGAACACTCTAGTCGATCGCATGCTATTTTTACTATCAGTATTTGCCAGAAACAATCTGCAGAGTCTCAAAAAAATGGTGATGTTCCCCAGGATTCATCTTGGAAATCAGTCCAGATGATTGCTTCAAAGTTCCATTTTGTGGATTTGGCAGGATCAGAGAGGGTGACAAAGACTGGAAATACTGGTGAACGGTTCAAAGAATCAATTCAGATCAATAGTGGTTTGTTGGCCTTGGGAAATGTCATCAGCGCCCTTGGAGACCCAAAAAGGAAAAGCGTACATATTCCATACAGGGATGCTAAAATCACTCGCATTCTGAAAGACTCCCTAGGAGGAAATGCCAAGACTGTCATGATAACATGTATAAGTCCATCCTCATCAGACTTTGATGAATCTTTAAATTCGCTCAAATATGCAAACAGAGCcaaaaacattagaaataaacCAGTTGTAAACTACAACCCTGATCAAGACCGGATTGATGAAATGGAACTTGAAATCAGATTGCTCCGAGAAGCTTTGCAGAACCAACAAGTCAGTAATCAGTGTTCACATGACTTAAACCAAGAAAGAACCCGAATCAGTTCACTAGAAGAACAGCTCACCCGGCTCCAAGttcagtgcttcagctacaGAAACTGTTTAGACGAAGCCTTCCCATTCCTGGTTGATTTGAATGATGATGTTAGCTTAAAAAGAAGTCATCGGGACAGGTTGCAGAGTTGGATCAACATGGTACAGGAAGTAATGAAGGAAGCTCTCACCGTTCAGCAAATTGACGCTGGGACCGGGACCACTCAAGAGCCCCATCATATCACAATTCTTCAGCTGAAGAGAGAACTAAAGAAATGCCAG CAGGCTCTAGCTATGGATGAAGAGGTATTCAGCCAGAAGGATCATGAATTGAAGATATTGCAGAATCAGATAAAGACATTaatacaggaaaatgaagagcaGCTGGAATCTTTAAAGAAGGCTCAAGAAACACATAGATTACAG aatgaaaaaatggTGGAACAGCAAATCCTTATTGAtcagctaaaagaaaaattagagaAGTTTATGGTTGTGAAAACTTTGGACTTCTCAAGTGCTTGTGGAGATGAGCCTGCTGTTATGGCATCTGCAAGGAGGCCATACAGTGTCCCACTCACAAAGAGTCTGCTACACTCCCTTCACCCATCTTCAGGGACAGAGACCCGAAAG GTGTATACCAGTCCCCCTGCTTTTTCCCTGGCTCGGATGATGGCAGGATTCCGTGCTCGTAGCCAGATGTTACTGAGCTATATAGAAGATCAAGATGAAGTCCTTCACTGCCACCTCTCTGATCAGAGTgatgaagataaagaaaatacagacagtaaaaa GCATTCAATAAACCAAACATGGACACGAAAACAGGCTTCTCTGTGCTTTCCCTTTGAGCTAAGTGACATGAAATGTCAAGTAGACAAGTCCAGTTTATGTAACAAATCTGTGCTACGGACTGATACAGCCACAG gtGAAGAAATTGACTGCCTCCAGAAGAGTCATGTTTTTAACATGCAGAAGTTAAAGAATTCAGAATTGAGACTCACTGAGGCCAAGCAAAAAATGCGAGAACTTGCACTTaatatcaaaatgaaagaagaactTATTAAGGAATTAGTAAGAACAG TGCAACTGATCTCTTCATGGACATGTGTTTGTCACACGATGTCTGGGATAGGAGAGAAGATACGACATTGTGCTGGGAATGCTTGCATTCCCATCATAGCAGTAGAGAAGCAGGAGTCAGaagtggatgagggaaaag GTAAGGATGCACAGTCTGTAAGCAGGCAATATTCTTTGAAGATAACTAAACTGGAGCAAGAATCTGAGCAGGCCAAAATGGAACTGgctgaaacacagaagcagCTTCAGGAGCTGGAGAATAAGGAGCTGAGAGACATTCCTGAGAAAGCCAAGTTACAAAAAGAGTTCCGGAAGAAGATGGATGCAGCTAAGCTGAAAGTGCAG GCCTTACAGAAGAAGAAGCAAGACACTAAGAATCTGGCTTCTCTATCTAACCAAAGTGAAAAAAGAGCAATAGAACTTGAGCAGAACGTAGCTCAGATGAAGCATCAGCAGACCCTGCTAGAGAAAAGACTGCGTGACGAGagtgaaaaaaagaagcaactaGAAGCAGAGATTCAGCGCGACCAGCTACAAATTAAA gAACTTCAGCTTAAGATGGAACAACAACAGAAGATTCTTAAACTTAAAGACAGAGAGAttgctgcatttaaaaagaaaaatatctcgGTGGGAACTTTACAGAAATCAGAG AAATTagaagagcaaaagaaatggctggatgaagaaatggaaagaattCTTCAACAGCACCAACAGTTAGCGGAACTagaagaagatttaaaaaaaagagaagccatTGTAGCCAAAAAAGAAGCATTATTGCAAGAGAAAAGCCACCTAGAAATCAAGAAACTGAGATCTAGCCAg gctttaaacaAAGATAGTATGAAATTGTCTACTCGCTTAAGTATGCTGGACCAGGAATTGTGTGATAAAGGTATGCAGCTTCAGGACAGCGCCACTGAAGATAAGACAGACATTCTGGAAAAAATTCAGGTTCTTCAGAAGGAAAGGGATCAGCTactcagaagaagaaatagtgTGGATGAGAAATTGAAAGAGGGTAAAGTGTTGTCAGCTGAA GAAGAACATGTCCTTTTCCAGCTGGAAGAAGGAATTGAAGCCCTGGAGGCTGCTATTGATTACAAGAATGAAAGTATTCAGAGTCGCCAGTACTTGCTTAGATCCTCTTCACAGATCCTTTCACAGAGTGAGGATAATGTAATAGGAAAACTAGTTTCCTTGTCTGCTGATGAGCTCAGAGCTATCCTCTTCAAATACTTTAATAAG ATTGTTGGCCTGCGAGAGTCTGAACGTAAATTACAACTGCAGACTGAAGAACAGGAAATGAAGGTCATAGACCAGGAAAACATAATACGTGAATTGGAATCTGCACTTGAGCACATCAAGTTGCAGTGTGACAGGCAGCTGACGCTACAACACagagaacatgagaaaaaactACAGCTGATACTGCATCATTTCAAag AACAAGATGGTGAAGGTATTGCAGAAACCTTGAAAGAGTATGAAGTAAAAGTCCAGCAACTGgaaaaagacttatttttctataagaaaaccagcagagagctgaagaagaaattgaagGGCTTTTTTGGAGAGTCATCCCATCAACTAATGGCACCTACTAAAT gtAACAATGCTGGTGACAGGGCATCCGGTCAAGATGAATCGCAAGCTGCTTCTGAAGAATTCAAGCTAACACATAACCCCGAAACCAACAGtcaagcaggaaaaataaaagaagcagacAGAACAAATATTCTAAGAGCACGGCAAAATTCATGCAAGCTTGGAGAAGATATATCAGAATTTGGATGCAACAAAGAGTGTTTGTCAAGCACTAGTGATGACAGAATAGGAAGAGATGAAGCTCAACCTCCAAAATCTCATCCTCAGCTACCTTCTGTCACCCACAGAAGAGAGACCATAACACAATTTCAAGGAGTAACCTCTGTTAAACTATCTCGCAGAGAGCTACGTCATATTCCTCCCTCAGAATTATCTTTGAGGCGCTCAAGCCTTGGTGCAGGTGTCAGTTTTATTGCTCCAGACTCCATCGAAATGGACAAAAAGTCTAGTATCACTAAGACATAG
- the KIF27 gene encoding kinesin-like protein KIF27 isoform X9: MESGMEEIPVKVAIRVRPLLSKEVLHNHQVCVRLVPNTQQIIIGKDRVFTFDFVFGKNSTQEEVYTVCIKPLLVSLTEGYNATVFAYGQTGSGKTYTIGGGHIASVSEDEKGIIPRAIQELFQHISENHNVDFRVKVSYIEVYKEELRDLLELETSVKDLHIREDEKGNTVFEVIVGAKEFQVECADEVMSLLESGNAARHTGTTQMNEHSSRSHAIFTISICQKQSAESQKNGDVPQDSSWKSVQMIASKFHFVDLAGSERVTKTGNTGERFKESIQINSGLLALGNVISALGDPKRKSVHIPYRDAKITRILKDSLGGNAKTVMITCISPSSSDFDESLNSLKYANRAKNIRNKPVVNYNPDQDRIDEMELEIRLLREALQNQQVSNQCSHDLNQERTRISSLEEQLTRLQVQCFSYRNCLDEAFPFLVDLNDDVSLKRSHRDRLQSWINMVQEVMKEALTVQQIDAGTGTTQEPHHITILQLKRELKKCQQALAMDEEVFSQKDHELKILQNQIKTLIQENEEQLESLKKAQETHRLQNEKMVEQQILIDQLKEKLEKFMVVKTLDFSSACGDEPAVMASARRPYSVPLTKSLLHSLHPSSGTETRKVYTSPPAFSLARMMAGFRARSQMLLSYIEDQDEVLHCHLSDQSDEDKENTDSKKHSINQTWTRKQASLCFPFELSDMKCQVDKSSLCNKSVLRTDTATGEEIDCLQKSHVFNMQKLKNSELRLTEAKQKMRELALNIKMKEELIKELVRTVQLISSWTCVCHTMSGIGEKIRHCAGNACIPIIAVEKQESEVDEGKGKDAQSVSRQYSLKITKLEQESEQAKMELAETQKQLQELENKELRDIPEKAKLQKEFRKKMDAAKLKVQELQLKMEQQQKILKLKDREIAAFKKKNISVGTLQKSEKLEEQKKWLDEEMERILQQHQQLAELEEDLKKREAIVAKKEALLQEKSHLEIKKLRSSQALNKDSMKLSTRLSMLDQELCDKGMQLQDSATEDKTDILEKIQVLQKERDQLLRRRNSVDEKLKEGKVLSAEEEHVLFQLEEGIEALEAAIDYKNESIQSRQYLLRSSSQILSQSEDNVIGKLVSLSADELRAILFKYFNKIVGLRESERKLQLQTEEQEMKVIDQENIIRELESALEHIKLQCDRQLTLQHREHEKKLQLILHHFKEQDGEGIAETLKEYEVKVQQLEKDLFFYKKTSRELKKKLKGFFGESSHQLMAPTKCNNAGDRASGQDESQAASEEFKLTHNPETNSQAGKIKEADRTNILRARQNSCKLGEDISEFGCNKECLSSTSDDRIGRDEAQPPKSHPQLPSVTHRRETITQFQGVTSVKLSRRELRHIPPSELSLRRSSLGAGVSFIAPDSIEMDKKSSITKT, translated from the exons ATGGAGTCCGGCATGGAGGAGATCCCAGTTAAAGTTGCAATAAGGGTCAGACCTCTGCTTTCCAAGGAAGTACTTCATAACCACCAAGTGTGCGTGAGATTAGTCCCAAATACACAACAAATTATCATTGGGAAAGACCGTGTCTTCACTTTCGATTTTGTATTTGGCAAAAACTCAACCCAGGAAGAAGTTTATACAGTTTGCATTAAACCTCTTCTAGTGTCTTTGACTGAGGGATATAATGCTACAGTATTTGCATACGGACAGACAGGTTCTGGGAAGACATACACCATTGGAGGTGGTCACATTG CATCAGTTTCAGAGGATGAAAAGGGCATAATCCCACGGGCTATTCAGGAGTTATTTCAGCATATTTCTGAAAACCATAATGTTGATTTCCGTGTGAAAGTATCTTATATAGAAGTTTACAAGGAAGAACTTCGAGATTTATTGGAGTTGGAGACCTCTGTAAAAGATTTACACATCCGAGAAGATGAAAAGGGAAATACAG tgtttgaAGTGATTGTTGGTGCTAAGGAATTCCAAGTAGAATGTGCAGATGAAGTGATGAGCCTGTTGGAAAGTGGCAATGCAGCTCGTCACACAGGCACAACACAAATGAATGAACACTCTAGTCGATCGCATGCTATTTTTACTATCAGTATTTGCCAGAAACAATCTGCAGAGTCTCAAAAAAATGGTGATGTTCCCCAGGATTCATCTTGGAAATCAGTCCAGATGATTGCTTCAAAGTTCCATTTTGTGGATTTGGCAGGATCAGAGAGGGTGACAAAGACTGGAAATACTGGTGAACGGTTCAAAGAATCAATTCAGATCAATAGTGGTTTGTTGGCCTTGGGAAATGTCATCAGCGCCCTTGGAGACCCAAAAAGGAAAAGCGTACATATTCCATACAGGGATGCTAAAATCACTCGCATTCTGAAAGACTCCCTAGGAGGAAATGCCAAGACTGTCATGATAACATGTATAAGTCCATCCTCATCAGACTTTGATGAATCTTTAAATTCGCTCAAATATGCAAACAGAGCcaaaaacattagaaataaacCAGTTGTAAACTACAACCCTGATCAAGACCGGATTGATGAAATGGAACTTGAAATCAGATTGCTCCGAGAAGCTTTGCAGAACCAACAAGTCAGTAATCAGTGTTCACATGACTTAAACCAAGAAAGAACCCGAATCAGTTCACTAGAAGAACAGCTCACCCGGCTCCAAGttcagtgcttcagctacaGAAACTGTTTAGACGAAGCCTTCCCATTCCTGGTTGATTTGAATGATGATGTTAGCTTAAAAAGAAGTCATCGGGACAGGTTGCAGAGTTGGATCAACATGGTACAGGAAGTAATGAAGGAAGCTCTCACCGTTCAGCAAATTGACGCTGGGACCGGGACCACTCAAGAGCCCCATCATATCACAATTCTTCAGCTGAAGAGAGAACTAAAGAAATGCCAG CAGGCTCTAGCTATGGATGAAGAGGTATTCAGCCAGAAGGATCATGAATTGAAGATATTGCAGAATCAGATAAAGACATTaatacaggaaaatgaagagcaGCTGGAATCTTTAAAGAAGGCTCAAGAAACACATAGATTACAG aatgaaaaaatggTGGAACAGCAAATCCTTATTGAtcagctaaaagaaaaattagagaAGTTTATGGTTGTGAAAACTTTGGACTTCTCAAGTGCTTGTGGAGATGAGCCTGCTGTTATGGCATCTGCAAGGAGGCCATACAGTGTCCCACTCACAAAGAGTCTGCTACACTCCCTTCACCCATCTTCAGGGACAGAGACCCGAAAG GTGTATACCAGTCCCCCTGCTTTTTCCCTGGCTCGGATGATGGCAGGATTCCGTGCTCGTAGCCAGATGTTACTGAGCTATATAGAAGATCAAGATGAAGTCCTTCACTGCCACCTCTCTGATCAGAGTgatgaagataaagaaaatacagacagtaaaaa GCATTCAATAAACCAAACATGGACACGAAAACAGGCTTCTCTGTGCTTTCCCTTTGAGCTAAGTGACATGAAATGTCAAGTAGACAAGTCCAGTTTATGTAACAAATCTGTGCTACGGACTGATACAGCCACAG gtGAAGAAATTGACTGCCTCCAGAAGAGTCATGTTTTTAACATGCAGAAGTTAAAGAATTCAGAATTGAGACTCACTGAGGCCAAGCAAAAAATGCGAGAACTTGCACTTaatatcaaaatgaaagaagaactTATTAAGGAATTAGTAAGAACAG TGCAACTGATCTCTTCATGGACATGTGTTTGTCACACGATGTCTGGGATAGGAGAGAAGATACGACATTGTGCTGGGAATGCTTGCATTCCCATCATAGCAGTAGAGAAGCAGGAGTCAGaagtggatgagggaaaag GTAAGGATGCACAGTCTGTAAGCAGGCAATATTCTTTGAAGATAACTAAACTGGAGCAAGAATCTGAGCAGGCCAAAATGGAACTGgctgaaacacagaagcagCTTCAGGAGCTGGAGAATAAGGAGCTGAGAGACATTCCTGAGAAAGCCAAGTTACAAAAAGAGTTCCGGAAGAAGATGGATGCAGCTAAGCTGAAAGTGCAG gAACTTCAGCTTAAGATGGAACAACAACAGAAGATTCTTAAACTTAAAGACAGAGAGAttgctgcatttaaaaagaaaaatatctcgGTGGGAACTTTACAGAAATCAGAG AAATTagaagagcaaaagaaatggctggatgaagaaatggaaagaattCTTCAACAGCACCAACAGTTAGCGGAACTagaagaagatttaaaaaaaagagaagccatTGTAGCCAAAAAAGAAGCATTATTGCAAGAGAAAAGCCACCTAGAAATCAAGAAACTGAGATCTAGCCAg gctttaaacaAAGATAGTATGAAATTGTCTACTCGCTTAAGTATGCTGGACCAGGAATTGTGTGATAAAGGTATGCAGCTTCAGGACAGCGCCACTGAAGATAAGACAGACATTCTGGAAAAAATTCAGGTTCTTCAGAAGGAAAGGGATCAGCTactcagaagaagaaatagtgTGGATGAGAAATTGAAAGAGGGTAAAGTGTTGTCAGCTGAA GAAGAACATGTCCTTTTCCAGCTGGAAGAAGGAATTGAAGCCCTGGAGGCTGCTATTGATTACAAGAATGAAAGTATTCAGAGTCGCCAGTACTTGCTTAGATCCTCTTCACAGATCCTTTCACAGAGTGAGGATAATGTAATAGGAAAACTAGTTTCCTTGTCTGCTGATGAGCTCAGAGCTATCCTCTTCAAATACTTTAATAAG ATTGTTGGCCTGCGAGAGTCTGAACGTAAATTACAACTGCAGACTGAAGAACAGGAAATGAAGGTCATAGACCAGGAAAACATAATACGTGAATTGGAATCTGCACTTGAGCACATCAAGTTGCAGTGTGACAGGCAGCTGACGCTACAACACagagaacatgagaaaaaactACAGCTGATACTGCATCATTTCAAag AACAAGATGGTGAAGGTATTGCAGAAACCTTGAAAGAGTATGAAGTAAAAGTCCAGCAACTGgaaaaagacttatttttctataagaaaaccagcagagagctgaagaagaaattgaagGGCTTTTTTGGAGAGTCATCCCATCAACTAATGGCACCTACTAAAT gtAACAATGCTGGTGACAGGGCATCCGGTCAAGATGAATCGCAAGCTGCTTCTGAAGAATTCAAGCTAACACATAACCCCGAAACCAACAGtcaagcaggaaaaataaaagaagcagacAGAACAAATATTCTAAGAGCACGGCAAAATTCATGCAAGCTTGGAGAAGATATATCAGAATTTGGATGCAACAAAGAGTGTTTGTCAAGCACTAGTGATGACAGAATAGGAAGAGATGAAGCTCAACCTCCAAAATCTCATCCTCAGCTACCTTCTGTCACCCACAGAAGAGAGACCATAACACAATTTCAAGGAGTAACCTCTGTTAAACTATCTCGCAGAGAGCTACGTCATATTCCTCCCTCAGAATTATCTTTGAGGCGCTCAAGCCTTGGTGCAGGTGTCAGTTTTATTGCTCCAGACTCCATCGAAATGGACAAAAAGTCTAGTATCACTAAGACATAG